From Bacillus basilensis, a single genomic window includes:
- a CDS encoding ABC transporter ATP-binding protein, translating to MDMVAHAEINNLSFVYADENEKALQHISLSIQKGEFIALAGGSGSGKTTLLKHFKKELLPIGKRNGDTYYDGTLLENVPDLLSAQEIGMVFQNPENQLVMDTVIQELAFSLENIGLPSHIIQKRIAELISFLGFQDLLHQSVHTLSGGQKQLVNLAAVLVMQPKLLLLDEPTAQLDPIAAKEFLGLLKRINEELGITIVLSEHRLDEVIPLATRVICMNNGQIVYDGSPKAVIANMWEVEKFRPFIPQIPRLFLEWNAKDIPFTVREAQMKMNDFSVMSYVNEPVAQSEKQEVILHAEHISFQYEKNSPLILRDLTVSIEKGKWVALVGKNGTGKSTLLTILAGLQKARRGKVKWNGKVIHKIDSKERFKRIGYVSQHPYYHFTFDTVWDEVYERARELYGEQGKEIAEDKLKQFWLYSLKERHPHDCSGGEQQLLALCTTLLSKPTLLLLDEPTKGLDPWKKERVGELFRKLQKEGTTIVMATHDIEFAAKYVDQCMMLFDGAVIMNDAPKEFFSGNFFYTTSINRFIRKELPYALTWEDVYEACPNDMLHS from the coding sequence ATGGATATGGTGGCGCATGCAGAAATAAACAATTTATCATTTGTATATGCTGATGAAAACGAAAAAGCGTTACAGCATATTTCTCTTTCTATTCAAAAAGGAGAGTTTATTGCACTTGCCGGAGGGTCAGGATCTGGAAAGACGACTTTATTAAAACATTTTAAAAAGGAATTACTTCCAATCGGTAAGCGTAATGGAGATACATATTATGATGGTACTTTATTAGAAAATGTACCGGATTTGTTATCTGCCCAAGAAATTGGCATGGTATTTCAAAACCCAGAGAATCAGCTCGTAATGGATACGGTCATTCAAGAATTAGCATTTTCTTTAGAAAATATCGGGTTACCATCACATATTATTCAAAAGAGAATAGCTGAACTTATTAGCTTCTTAGGATTTCAAGATTTATTGCACCAATCTGTTCATACGTTATCTGGCGGGCAAAAGCAGCTCGTCAATTTAGCTGCTGTATTAGTTATGCAGCCCAAATTATTATTACTAGATGAACCAACGGCGCAATTAGATCCAATTGCTGCGAAAGAATTTTTAGGGTTGTTAAAACGTATTAATGAAGAACTTGGCATTACGATTGTTTTAAGTGAACATCGTTTAGATGAGGTGATACCACTTGCTACGCGTGTTATTTGTATGAATAATGGTCAAATCGTGTATGACGGTAGTCCTAAAGCGGTTATAGCGAATATGTGGGAAGTAGAAAAGTTCCGTCCATTTATTCCGCAAATTCCAAGATTGTTTTTAGAGTGGAATGCGAAAGATATTCCGTTTACAGTGCGAGAAGCACAAATGAAAATGAATGATTTTTCAGTGATGTCATATGTAAACGAGCCAGTAGCACAAAGTGAAAAGCAAGAAGTCATTTTACATGCAGAGCATATTTCTTTTCAATATGAAAAAAACAGTCCGCTTATTTTACGAGATTTAACAGTTTCGATTGAAAAAGGGAAATGGGTGGCTCTTGTTGGGAAAAATGGTACGGGTAAGTCCACACTGTTAACGATTTTAGCTGGATTACAAAAAGCGAGAAGAGGGAAAGTAAAGTGGAATGGGAAAGTGATACATAAAATTGATTCGAAAGAACGATTTAAAAGGATCGGGTATGTATCACAGCATCCGTATTATCATTTTACATTTGATACAGTGTGGGATGAGGTTTATGAACGAGCGCGTGAATTATACGGAGAACAAGGAAAAGAAATAGCAGAAGATAAGCTAAAACAGTTTTGGTTGTATTCGCTTAAAGAGCGCCATCCGCATGATTGTAGCGGGGGAGAGCAACAATTACTCGCGTTATGTACAACATTATTATCAAAGCCAACTTTATTATTACTAGATGAACCGACAAAGGGATTAGATCCGTGGAAGAAAGAAAGAGTAGGAGAGCTATTTAGGAAATTGCAAAAAGAAGGGACAACAATTGTAATGGCAACGCATGATATTGAGTTTGCAGCGAAATACGTGGATCAATGTATGATGTTATTTGACGGAGCAGTTATTATGAATGATGCACCGAAAGAATTTTTTAGTGGTAACTTCTTTTATACAACATCTATTAACCGATTCATTCGAAAAGAATTGCCATATGCATTAACGTGGGAGGATGTGTACGAAGCGTGTCCAAACGATATGTTGCATTCATAA
- a CDS encoding energy-coupling factor transporter transmembrane component T produces MKISFSSLHPFVNFFYYIGVMILCMMCLHPLFLIGAILLIVILNVMQGNSEKIRKMLPSTIVFFFMVILFNSLFTHRGRTTLFWLGDSRIKLEAIMFGLVMGLLLVAIMFTFASYNDIISSHKFLYLFSRISPKVALLTMITVRFVPLFMRRLQKITLVQKTKGVQVDAGSIVERVKSGMQLLQVLLICSLEDALQTADSMQARGFGVTKRTTYIRYRMERRDWYTLSYLSILFIIAIICSTYGGGKLIIYPKVESFLFQQYDGMMFVVFTMFISLPIIMEGREWIWWRMQK; encoded by the coding sequence ATGAAAATAAGTTTTTCTTCTTTACATCCTTTTGTGAATTTTTTCTATTATATCGGGGTGATGATACTATGTATGATGTGTCTTCATCCTCTTTTTTTAATTGGGGCAATACTATTAATTGTTATTTTAAATGTGATGCAAGGGAATAGCGAAAAGATAAGAAAGATGTTACCGAGTACAATCGTTTTCTTTTTTATGGTCATTTTATTTAATTCGTTATTCACGCATAGAGGCCGAACTACATTATTTTGGTTAGGTGATAGCCGTATTAAACTTGAGGCAATTATGTTTGGACTAGTAATGGGGTTATTACTAGTTGCGATTATGTTTACGTTTGCTTCGTATAATGATATTATTTCAAGTCATAAATTTTTATATTTGTTTTCTAGAATTTCACCGAAAGTAGCATTGTTAACGATGATTACAGTGAGATTTGTTCCTTTGTTTATGAGACGATTACAGAAAATAACACTCGTCCAAAAAACGAAAGGTGTACAAGTAGATGCAGGTTCCATTGTTGAACGCGTGAAAAGTGGTATGCAATTATTGCAAGTATTATTAATTTGTTCATTAGAAGATGCACTGCAAACGGCAGATTCTATGCAAGCTCGTGGATTTGGTGTAACGAAGCGTACGACATATATTCGTTATAGAATGGAAAGACGCGATTGGTACACGCTCAGCTATTTAAGTATTCTATTTATAATTGCTATTATATGTAGTACGTATGGCGGAGGAAAGTTAATCATTTATCCGAAAGTCGAATCTTTTTTATTTCAGCAATACGATGGGATGATGTTTGTCGTATTTACGATGTTTATTAGTTTACCAATCATAATGGAAGGAAGGGAATGGATATGGTGGCGCATGCAGAAATAA
- a CDS encoding DUF4430 domain-containing protein, whose translation MSKMKWFISLMLSLGLLAGCEEVAVKPEKKVEPKQEEVAKQEEKKDEAKPEEKQAEQEQNKQEEQKEKQEQKVEEKPQAQPEVKKEEKQQEQPKEQPAVNKQPEQQKAQEEKQQEQPKAQEVKEEAKVVNQPKETPKQEQKVDPNKEEKTIPTPAVPKPEPPKPKPDPVPVPVPVPKAKQVTISVKGNKGYLLGAKKMDVQEGDTVYKVLQRTGLDVDASGSKGDIYVKGINDLYEMDVNDKSGWKYRVNGSFPNYSAGVVTVKPGDTIEWVYVY comes from the coding sequence ATGAGTAAGATGAAGTGGTTTATTTCTTTAATGCTTTCACTTGGGCTACTTGCCGGATGTGAAGAGGTAGCTGTAAAGCCTGAGAAGAAAGTAGAACCAAAGCAAGAAGAAGTAGCAAAACAAGAAGAAAAAAAAGATGAAGCGAAACCGGAAGAAAAACAAGCTGAACAAGAGCAAAATAAGCAAGAAGAGCAGAAAGAGAAACAAGAACAAAAAGTAGAAGAAAAGCCGCAGGCGCAGCCAGAAGTAAAGAAAGAAGAGAAACAACAGGAACAACCGAAAGAACAACCAGCTGTAAATAAGCAACCAGAACAGCAAAAAGCACAAGAAGAGAAGCAACAGGAACAACCGAAAGCGCAAGAAGTAAAAGAAGAAGCGAAGGTTGTGAATCAGCCGAAAGAAACACCGAAGCAGGAGCAAAAAGTTGATCCAAATAAAGAGGAGAAAACGATACCGACTCCGGCTGTTCCAAAGCCAGAACCACCAAAACCAAAACCAGATCCAGTACCAGTACCAGTACCAGTACCTAAAGCAAAACAAGTTACGATCTCAGTAAAAGGTAATAAAGGATACTTATTAGGTGCGAAAAAGATGGATGTACAAGAAGGCGATACAGTGTATAAAGTATTGCAACGTACAGGATTAGATGTGGATGCGAGTGGCTCTAAAGGTGATATTTATGTAAAAGGGATTAATGATTTATATGAAATGGATGTAAATGATAAGAGTGGCTGGAAATATCGTGTGAACGGTTCGTTTCCAAACTATAGTGCGGGTGTAGTTACAGTGAAGCCAGGAGATACAATCGAATGGGTGTATGTATACTAA
- a CDS encoding DUF4430 domain-containing protein, translated as MAIFKKWLLTSLMAVTLVFVSFANTVHITFAEGNTAKLAIIGESPKGIMLCPKEEQIKDGETALSLLQKVMGDKVEAETMSFGTYVKGIDGLMAGATSGWLYDVNDKSAEVGADSYKLKSGDVVVFRFVSDWSNMSQETLQQTLDKFGTCKTVEEPKTDDPKQEKPEEPKTDDPKQEKPEEPKTDDPKQEKPEEPKTDDPKQEKPEEPKTDDPKQEKPEPPKQENIQVPAAQVNEAISKTSEKMLQDGIESDWVALGLSRSGKNVPIEAKLNYVKAVTEKVEKRINRFSATDLARTIIMMNAMNADPKMVGEHNLVQKLYESDKVNSVTGYTFALLAFDTKKYEVPVNSKWNRVALVEALINAQHTDGGWTYDSASSKDSASSVDVTGMVLSALAPYQDRADVKPAVQKAVAYLYNEQLENGGFSADGQENSNSAAQAIIGLSLVKDVDQNRLHKAVQNLLSYQLPNGEFKWLPGDQNGSGMATEQALLALIQFKELGKSIYDWSNVVIDEVIKPKPIEQPEKIVEPENNVVDKEVTEEPEEQKQVQQETKDDNLKVVVDNEPVKNKKSGNGSMLPKTGASSHSAATEVGMGVLCIASAYVLWRRKAA; from the coding sequence ATGGCAATCTTTAAAAAATGGCTGCTTACGTCGTTAATGGCAGTTACACTTGTATTTGTTTCTTTTGCGAATACAGTACATATTACGTTTGCTGAAGGAAATACAGCAAAACTTGCAATTATTGGTGAATCACCAAAAGGCATTATGTTATGTCCGAAAGAAGAGCAAATTAAAGATGGGGAAACAGCTTTAAGTTTGCTGCAAAAAGTCATGGGGGACAAAGTAGAAGCTGAAACGATGTCGTTTGGAACGTATGTAAAAGGCATTGATGGGCTAATGGCCGGGGCTACAAGTGGCTGGCTGTATGATGTAAATGATAAATCTGCAGAAGTTGGAGCGGATAGTTATAAATTAAAATCTGGAGATGTTGTTGTTTTCCGCTTTGTTTCAGACTGGAGCAATATGAGTCAAGAAACATTACAACAAACATTAGATAAATTTGGTACTTGTAAAACGGTAGAAGAACCAAAGACAGATGATCCAAAACAAGAAAAACCAGAAGAACCAAAAACAGATGATCCAAAACAAGAAAAGCCAGAAGAACCAAAAACAGATGATCCAAAACAAGAAAAGCCAGAAGAACCAAAAACAGATGATCCAAAACAAGAAAAGCCAGAAGAACCAAAGACGGATGATCCAAAACAAGAAAAACCAGAACCACCAAAACAAGAGAACATTCAAGTGCCAGCAGCACAAGTAAATGAAGCAATCTCTAAGACATCTGAAAAGATGTTACAAGATGGAATTGAAAGTGATTGGGTAGCATTAGGCCTTTCTCGTTCTGGAAAGAATGTGCCAATTGAGGCGAAATTAAATTATGTTAAGGCAGTAACTGAAAAAGTAGAAAAGCGCATTAATCGTTTTTCAGCGACAGATTTAGCTAGAACGATTATTATGATGAATGCAATGAATGCAGACCCAAAAATGGTAGGCGAACATAATTTAGTTCAAAAATTGTACGAATCAGATAAAGTAAATTCTGTTACAGGTTATACATTTGCTTTACTTGCATTTGATACGAAGAAATATGAAGTTCCAGTAAATTCAAAATGGAATCGAGTTGCTTTAGTAGAGGCACTTATAAACGCGCAACATACGGATGGCGGCTGGACTTACGATAGTGCAAGCAGTAAAGATAGTGCTAGTAGTGTTGATGTAACAGGTATGGTTTTATCAGCGTTAGCTCCTTATCAAGACCGAGCAGATGTGAAACCAGCTGTGCAAAAAGCTGTTGCATACTTATATAATGAACAACTAGAAAATGGTGGTTTCTCTGCGGATGGACAAGAAAATTCTAATAGTGCTGCACAAGCAATTATTGGATTATCACTTGTGAAAGATGTAGATCAAAACCGTCTACATAAGGCAGTGCAAAATCTATTATCATATCAACTTCCAAATGGTGAATTTAAATGGTTACCAGGTGATCAAAATGGTAGCGGAATGGCGACAGAGCAAGCATTATTAGCTTTAATTCAGTTTAAAGAACTTGGGAAATCTATTTATGATTGGTCGAATGTAGTCATTGATGAAGTAATTAAACCGAAACCAATTGAACAGCCAGAAAAGATTGTTGAACCGGAGAATAATGTAGTAGATAAAGAAGTTACAGAAGAACCGGAAGAACAAAAACAAGTACAACAAGAAACAAAAGATGACAATTTAAAAGTTGTTGTCGATAATGAACCGGTTAAAAATAAAAAGTCTGGAAACGGTAGCATGCTACCGAAAACAGGAGCATCTTCTCATAGTGCAGCTACAGAAGTAGGTATGGGTGTATTATGTATTGCTTCTGCATATGTATTATGGAGACGTAAAGCAGCTTAA
- the rraA gene encoding ribonuclease E activity regulator RraA — MWKTTDLCDEFENELQICRQSFRSFGKKEQFHGKIATVKVKDDNVLVKEGLQTLPEGTVLVVDGGASTNCALLGDNLAAIAEERKLAGIIVNGYVRDSSELKNINIGILALGTMPNRSVKEGKGERDISLQFGGVEWKPNEYVYVDEDGIIISEKGLHS; from the coding sequence ATGTGGAAAACTACGGATCTATGTGATGAGTTTGAGAATGAATTACAAATATGTCGCCAGTCTTTTCGGTCTTTTGGGAAGAAAGAACAATTCCACGGGAAAATTGCAACGGTAAAAGTGAAGGATGATAATGTACTAGTGAAGGAAGGATTGCAAACATTACCAGAAGGAACGGTATTAGTTGTTGATGGCGGAGCATCTACGAATTGTGCGTTACTTGGTGATAATTTGGCAGCTATTGCGGAGGAAAGAAAGCTAGCAGGTATTATTGTAAATGGGTATGTTCGTGACTCTAGTGAACTAAAAAACATTAATATTGGTATTTTAGCGTTAGGGACGATGCCAAATAGAAGTGTAAAAGAAGGAAAAGGAGAGCGTGATATTTCATTGCAATTTGGAGGAGTAGAATGGAAGCCGAATGAATATGTGTATGTGGATGAAGATGGCATCATTATTAGTGAAAAGGGTTTGCATAGTTAA
- a CDS encoding YfcC family protein, translated as MQLQTEAKKQPSKRKFKMPDAYVLLFFIALLCAIATYFVPAGEFKRVTNGTVTTTIPGSYHSVPQSPVGFVSFFTAIEKGMTLAAPIIFLILFTGGAIAILEKTGALDGLIYHVINKFRNQQLLFICIVAALFSILGTTGIIVNSVIGFIPIGIIVARTLKWDAIVGVAIIYLGTYAGFNATILSPSPLGISQKIAELPMFSGIGLRMAIYISFVLATILYINWYIKRLKKSNKGSILGDNWFPSNALSSGKETEKTEVPWTIRHKLILLVSALSLIAFLIGAFRLHWTDAEMTATFIFIAITAGIIGGMNANDIASTFLAGCQNLIYGALIVGMARCISVILEQGKLLDTIVNQLAQSLEGQSPVFGVIGMYVSSAALHFLISSGTGESVIFIPILAPLADFMHITRQVTVQAVMLGEGVVNCLNPTSGVLMGVLAASGISYGKWIRFMAPLAFIWFIIGLIFLIVGVNIEWGPY; from the coding sequence ATGCAATTACAAACCGAGGCAAAAAAACAGCCTAGTAAACGAAAATTTAAAATGCCTGACGCGTACGTACTACTATTTTTTATTGCCTTACTTTGTGCAATAGCTACATATTTCGTTCCTGCTGGAGAATTTAAAAGAGTGACAAACGGGACTGTTACAACGACAATACCAGGAAGTTACCATTCTGTTCCGCAATCACCGGTAGGGTTTGTTTCTTTTTTTACCGCTATTGAAAAAGGAATGACACTTGCTGCTCCTATCATCTTCTTAATTTTATTTACAGGCGGTGCCATTGCAATTCTTGAAAAAACAGGTGCCCTTGACGGTCTAATCTATCATGTTATTAACAAATTTCGGAATCAGCAATTACTTTTCATTTGTATAGTCGCAGCCCTCTTTTCTATTCTCGGAACGACTGGCATTATCGTTAACTCAGTTATCGGCTTTATCCCGATTGGCATCATCGTTGCACGCACATTAAAATGGGACGCTATCGTTGGTGTAGCAATTATTTATTTAGGCACTTATGCTGGTTTTAATGCTACTATTTTATCTCCTTCACCTTTAGGTATTTCACAAAAAATCGCAGAACTTCCGATGTTTTCGGGGATTGGTTTACGCATGGCAATCTATATCTCTTTTGTACTTGCTACCATTCTATATATTAATTGGTATATAAAACGCTTAAAAAAATCGAATAAAGGAAGCATTCTCGGAGATAATTGGTTTCCAAGTAATGCTCTTTCAAGCGGGAAAGAAACAGAGAAAACAGAAGTTCCTTGGACAATACGTCATAAACTAATTTTACTCGTTTCAGCTTTATCTTTAATTGCATTTTTAATAGGCGCATTTCGTCTACATTGGACAGACGCAGAAATGACCGCTACTTTTATTTTCATAGCAATTACAGCGGGAATAATAGGTGGCATGAACGCAAACGATATCGCTTCTACTTTTCTAGCAGGCTGCCAAAATCTCATATACGGTGCTTTGATCGTCGGAATGGCTCGTTGTATTTCAGTCATTTTAGAACAAGGCAAATTACTTGATACAATCGTTAACCAACTCGCACAGTCTCTCGAAGGACAAAGCCCAGTATTTGGAGTTATCGGTATGTATGTAAGTAGTGCCGCATTACATTTCCTTATTTCATCCGGAACAGGTGAATCTGTTATTTTCATTCCGATATTAGCTCCATTAGCTGATTTCATGCACATTACACGCCAAGTTACAGTACAGGCTGTTATGCTCGGCGAAGGTGTAGTGAACTGCTTAAATCCAACTTCCGGTGTTTTAATGGGCGTTCTCGCAGCGAGCGGCATTTCTTACGGAAAATGGATTCGATTTATGGCTCCTCTTGCATTCATCTGGTTTATCATTGGACTTATTTTTCTTATTGTTGGCGTGAATATTGAGTGGGGACCGTATTAA
- a CDS encoding endonuclease I family protein translates to MKFRNTKIAMVTLSSFFILGSASLSFTNIIHSEVASASPQEITVKSYDDTYYNNAIGKTGLELKKELHNIIDDHTKLSYSAVWEALRDTDEDPNNKNNVILLYTGRSQGKLTNGSGVNNWNREHVWAKSHGDFGTTAGPGTDLHHLRATDVSVNSSRGNLDFDNGGVNHSEATECKYDSDSWEPRDSVKGDIARMLFYMAVRYEGENGEIDLELNEKVNNNKDPYMGKLSVLLKWNEQDPVDDLERKRNEVIFTKYQHNRNPFIDHPEWVNKIWN, encoded by the coding sequence ATGAAGTTTCGAAATACAAAGATTGCTATGGTTACACTATCTTCATTTTTTATTTTAGGTTCTGCATCTCTATCATTCACAAATATCATACACAGTGAAGTAGCTTCTGCATCACCACAAGAGATTACTGTAAAAAGCTATGACGATACATATTATAATAATGCAATAGGAAAGACGGGTTTAGAATTAAAGAAGGAACTTCATAATATTATTGATGATCATACAAAGTTATCATACAGTGCGGTTTGGGAAGCGCTAAGAGATACTGATGAAGATCCAAATAATAAAAACAATGTGATACTCTTATATACTGGTCGTTCGCAAGGGAAACTTACGAATGGATCAGGAGTAAATAACTGGAATCGAGAGCATGTTTGGGCAAAATCTCACGGTGATTTTGGAACGACTGCAGGACCTGGAACAGATTTGCATCATTTAAGAGCGACGGATGTATCTGTAAATAGCTCACGTGGAAATTTGGATTTTGATAATGGTGGAGTAAATCATTCTGAAGCGACAGAATGTAAATACGATAGTGATTCTTGGGAACCTCGTGATAGTGTAAAAGGAGATATCGCTAGAATGCTATTTTACATGGCTGTTCGTTACGAAGGAGAAAACGGCGAAATAGATTTAGAACTAAATGAAAAGGTGAATAACAATAAAGACCCATACATGGGCAAACTATCCGTTTTACTAAAATGGAATGAGCAAGACCCGGTAGATGATTTAGAGCGAAAGCGTAATGAAGTGATTTTTACGAAATATCAACATAATCGTAATCCTTTTATTGATCATCCGGAATGGGTAAATAAAATTTGGAACTAG
- a CDS encoding helix-turn-helix transcriptional regulator has translation MKEINIHKIIADKRKEKGITQEELAAYIGITKASVSKWETGQSYPDITFLPLLASYFNISIDELISYTPQMEQEDIKNLYHRLAEAFSEKPFNEVMMECRGIIKKYYSCFPLLIQMGLLFINHHMLAEDMDRRIEILEEAIHLFSRVQEESDDVSLAKEAVSFKSTCYLLLSKPNEVLQLLGETIRPNFPEEDLIAQAYQMLGNTEKANEMMQISMYQHLIQFVATIPNYVLVNASNTEKVKIILNRAFKLVDIYEIEKLHPNMTLKVYYAAAQVYCIQENFEGALEMLRKYVAVCAVSFTVSSLHLHGDSYFDVIDGWFAEFPLGAKTVRSEDIIKQSMLQNIAENPVFVPMKDVREYKNIIASLKFKLDITD, from the coding sequence GTGAAGGAGATAAACATTCATAAAATAATTGCGGATAAGAGAAAAGAAAAGGGAATTACGCAGGAAGAGTTAGCGGCGTATATCGGTATTACGAAGGCATCTGTTTCCAAATGGGAGACGGGGCAAAGTTATCCGGATATTACATTTTTACCACTGTTAGCATCGTATTTTAACATAAGTATAGATGAACTAATTAGTTACACACCACAAATGGAACAGGAAGATATTAAAAATTTATATCATAGACTAGCAGAAGCTTTTAGTGAAAAGCCGTTTAATGAAGTAATGATGGAGTGCAGGGGAATAATCAAAAAATATTATTCTTGTTTTCCATTATTAATTCAAATGGGACTACTCTTTATTAACCACCACATGTTAGCAGAGGATATGGATAGAAGAATTGAGATTTTAGAAGAGGCAATTCATCTCTTTAGCAGAGTGCAGGAAGAAAGTGATGATGTATCGCTTGCGAAAGAGGCCGTATCGTTTAAATCGACGTGCTATCTTCTACTCAGTAAACCGAATGAAGTGTTGCAATTGCTTGGCGAAACGATACGTCCTAACTTTCCAGAGGAAGATCTAATCGCACAGGCGTATCAAATGCTTGGAAATACTGAAAAGGCGAATGAAATGATGCAAATTAGTATGTACCAACATTTAATACAATTCGTTGCGACAATACCGAATTATGTATTAGTAAATGCTTCAAATACAGAAAAGGTAAAGATAATTTTAAACAGAGCCTTTAAGTTAGTCGACATTTATGAAATAGAAAAATTACATCCAAATATGACTTTAAAAGTATACTATGCTGCTGCGCAAGTATATTGCATACAAGAAAATTTTGAAGGTGCATTAGAAATGCTACGGAAATATGTAGCGGTTTGTGCGGTTAGCTTCACTGTAAGTAGTCTACATTTACACGGTGATTCATATTTTGATGTGATTGATGGATGGTTTGCAGAATTTCCGCTCGGTGCTAAAACGGTTAGAAGTGAAGATATTATAAAGCAAAGTATGTTACAAAATATTGCAGAGAACCCAGTTTTCGTTCCGATGAAGGATGTAAGAGAGTACAAAAATATAATAGCGAGTTTGAAGTTTAAATTGGATATAACAGATTAG
- the ybaK gene encoding Cys-tRNA(Pro) deacylase: protein MKKDKTNAMRILDKEKIEYSMMSYDPDDGKIDGVSVAEKIGREVREVYKTLIAQGNSKNYHVFIIPVDEELNLKAAAKVVGEKKIELIAVKDITKVSGYIRGGCSPVGMKKLFSTCIDESAQSLETMIVSGGKIGIQIELKVDDLAKVTRAQFGEVTK from the coding sequence ATGAAAAAAGATAAAACAAATGCGATGCGAATATTAGATAAAGAAAAAATTGAATATTCGATGATGTCATATGATCCAGACGATGGGAAAATTGATGGCGTATCAGTAGCAGAGAAAATTGGACGAGAAGTGAGAGAAGTATATAAAACGTTAATTGCTCAAGGGAATAGTAAAAATTATCATGTTTTTATCATCCCGGTAGATGAAGAACTGAATTTAAAAGCAGCGGCAAAAGTAGTCGGTGAAAAGAAAATTGAACTGATTGCTGTAAAAGATATTACGAAAGTGTCAGGGTATATTCGCGGTGGTTGTTCACCAGTCGGAATGAAGAAATTATTTTCTACATGTATTGATGAAAGTGCTCAATCACTTGAAACGATGATAGTAAGCGGCGGGAAAATTGGTATACAAATTGAGCTTAAAGTAGATGACTTAGCGAAAGTGACGAGAGCGCAGTTTGGTGAGGTAACGAAATAA